From a single Sphingosinicellaceae bacterium genomic region:
- a CDS encoding TonB-dependent receptor, whose translation MPYLIISARSGSETRRALFGTASVLAVTMLTIGSAATAQTTPVTSPSVSDSSVSDIVVTANKRGGQSLIDAPQSIQALTGDSLQKAGNVQFIDIAAKIPGLQIQDLGPGDKKYVIRGINSTGDSTTGVYYDEAVISGSNPNDGGGLEPDIRLYDLDRVEVLRGPQGTLYGASSESGTIRFITKKPNFNTVDGYVTAEGSGTQHGSGNYHVNGALNIPIVNDTLAARVVGWYDNDSGFIDQPRIPSGALKGINNEVTKGGRLHVRWAPTENLDFLASVTAQNSHSNGSSRYTPAGITSFGVPGDPILSPIAGGDLINTDVVRSPYNEHLEIYSLTGNYQALGGTFTATVNQFNRKFDFNFDSTPILVSFGVPVAAVTQQPQKRQVTSSELRYASKFDGPINFVVGGFYERTDFDLSVAVLATDASGLPIGPFSSENSADALAHPGTGSTFFGRTDHRGSDQYAGFGEVTFDITSKFQVVGGLRYFAEDTNGVQVQTHPFGGFPASPVLVETPEKGSFHKLTYKVNASYKLDPAALLYATVSTGFRSGGVNSQDQPFEPIPLSYGPDSLTNYEGGAKGRLFDGRVTYNADAYYIVWTNIQVANTTTDGAFRYTGNAGKAEVKGVELELNARLFDYLSATVSGSYQDARLTKGQVQIDPANPDLALGVKGDHIQNVPKWQGFVGLDYTRPINENLKGIAAIDISYRGSADNQLHAANPYNVHLEAYTMFNLRLGVSNKDWAGTFFVRNLTNKRAQIDAINSSQDPTGLLTVRPRTIGATVTRSF comes from the coding sequence ATGCCATATCTGATCATTTCGGCGCGCTCCGGTAGCGAGACGCGACGCGCCCTGTTCGGCACGGCCAGCGTGCTGGCGGTGACCATGCTGACAATCGGCTCTGCCGCGACGGCGCAAACCACGCCGGTGACCTCCCCCTCGGTATCCGACTCGAGTGTTTCCGACATCGTCGTCACCGCTAACAAGCGCGGCGGCCAGTCGTTGATCGATGCTCCTCAGTCGATCCAGGCGTTGACCGGCGATAGCCTGCAGAAAGCCGGCAACGTTCAGTTCATCGACATCGCCGCCAAGATTCCGGGCCTGCAAATTCAGGACCTCGGGCCGGGCGACAAGAAGTACGTCATCCGCGGCATCAATTCGACGGGCGATTCGACTACCGGCGTCTATTACGACGAAGCTGTCATCAGCGGCTCGAACCCCAACGACGGCGGTGGTCTCGAGCCCGACATTCGCTTGTACGATCTCGACCGCGTCGAAGTCCTGCGTGGCCCGCAGGGAACGCTTTACGGAGCCAGCTCCGAGAGCGGCACGATCCGCTTCATCACCAAGAAGCCGAATTTCAACACCGTCGACGGCTACGTCACCGCAGAAGGTTCGGGCACCCAGCACGGCAGCGGCAACTATCACGTCAACGGCGCGCTCAATATCCCGATCGTCAACGACACACTCGCGGCACGCGTCGTCGGCTGGTACGACAACGACAGCGGTTTCATCGACCAGCCGCGGATCCCTTCGGGTGCCCTCAAGGGCATCAACAACGAAGTGACGAAGGGCGGCCGCCTCCACGTCCGTTGGGCCCCGACCGAGAACCTCGACTTCCTGGCGTCGGTCACCGCGCAGAACAGCCACTCGAACGGATCGTCGCGCTACACGCCCGCGGGGATCACATCCTTCGGCGTCCCCGGCGATCCGATCTTGTCGCCAATCGCGGGCGGCGACCTGATCAACACCGACGTCGTCCGCAGCCCGTATAACGAGCATCTCGAGATCTACAGCCTCACCGGCAATTACCAGGCGCTCGGCGGCACGTTCACCGCGACGGTCAACCAGTTCAACCGCAAGTTCGACTTCAACTTCGACTCCACGCCGATCCTGGTGTCGTTCGGCGTCCCGGTCGCCGCGGTGACCCAACAGCCGCAGAAGCGCCAGGTGACCTCGTCCGAGTTGCGCTACGCCTCCAAGTTCGACGGCCCGATCAACTTCGTCGTCGGCGGCTTTTATGAGCGCACCGACTTCGACCTTTCGGTTGCGGTGCTGGCGACCGATGCCAGCGGCCTGCCGATCGGCCCGTTCAGTTCGGAGAACTCGGCCGATGCACTCGCTCATCCTGGCACCGGCAGCACATTCTTCGGGCGCACCGACCATCGTGGCAGCGACCAATACGCCGGTTTCGGCGAGGTCACCTTCGACATCACGTCCAAGTTCCAAGTCGTCGGTGGTCTTCGCTACTTCGCCGAGGACACCAACGGCGTGCAGGTTCAGACTCACCCGTTCGGCGGTTTCCCTGCATCCCCGGTCCTGGTCGAGACACCGGAAAAGGGCTCGTTCCACAAGCTCACCTACAAGGTCAACGCCAGCTACAAGCTGGATCCGGCTGCCTTGCTGTATGCCACCGTGTCGACCGGTTTCCGGAGTGGTGGTGTCAACTCGCAGGATCAGCCGTTCGAGCCGATCCCGCTGTCCTACGGCCCGGACTCGCTGACCAACTACGAAGGCGGTGCCAAGGGCCGCCTGTTCGACGGACGCGTCACCTACAACGCCGACGCTTATTACATCGTCTGGACCAACATCCAGGTCGCCAACACGACCACGGACGGTGCCTTCCGCTACACCGGCAACGCCGGCAAGGCCGAGGTAAAGGGTGTCGAGCTGGAACTCAACGCCCGGCTGTTCGACTACCTCAGCGCCACCGTCTCGGGATCGTACCAGGACGCCAGGCTGACCAAGGGCCAGGTTCAGATCGATCCGGCGAACCCCGACCTCGCCCTCGGCGTCAAGGGTGACCACATCCAGAACGTGCCGAAATGGCAGGGCTTCGTCGGCCTCGACTACACCCGGCCGATCAACGAGAACCTGAAGGGAATCGCGGCGATCGATATCTCGTACCGGGGCTCGGCCGACAACCAGTTGCACGCGGCGAACCCGTACAACGTGCATCTCGAAGCCTACACCATGTTCAACCTGCGCCTCGGCGTCTCGAACAAGGACTGGGCCGGCACGTTCTTCGTCCGCAACCTGACCAACAAGCGTGCGCAGATCGACGCGATCAACTCCTCGCAGGATCCGACCGGCCTGCTGACCGTGCGGCCACGCACCATCGGGGCGACCGTGACACGCTCGTTCTGA
- a CDS encoding efflux RND transporter periplasmic adaptor subunit produces the protein MTNRFIRVVLPLALVVGATGCGDGNAPKPEAKAADADVAPASAPDVVRLTPQQITAAGIALVRPAIGGGGGAIELPGTIAGDPQGTQIVSAAIDGRLVSLTRNLGQSVRRGDTLAVIESREAAQLNAEVEAAAARAALARSNLAREQRLFAERVSPEQDLIAARTAATEAGIALRLARQQVAAAGGGGGALNRLTTRAPISGQVIARSATLGQTVAADAELFRVADLSVVSLSLSLSAADAGHVRAGARVEVSAPGRTGQARVTFVSPVLDEMTRQVPLIAALDNRAGQWRVGEAVTASIQLPGSGDGGITVPAVAVQTVDDKPVVFVRTPTGFRAVPVTLGRTNGNRVTVASGLAGREEIAAANSFTLKAELGKGATGDDH, from the coding sequence ATGACCAACAGGTTCATCCGCGTGGTCTTGCCGCTGGCCCTCGTCGTCGGTGCCACCGGCTGCGGCGATGGCAACGCACCGAAGCCGGAGGCGAAAGCGGCGGACGCCGACGTCGCGCCGGCGTCAGCACCGGACGTCGTACGCCTGACGCCGCAGCAGATCACCGCTGCCGGCATTGCGCTGGTACGGCCGGCGATCGGCGGTGGTGGCGGCGCGATCGAGTTGCCGGGCACCATCGCGGGCGATCCGCAGGGCACCCAGATTGTTTCGGCGGCGATCGACGGGCGGCTGGTCAGCCTTACCCGCAACCTCGGCCAGTCCGTCCGCCGCGGCGATACGCTCGCGGTCATCGAAAGCCGCGAAGCCGCGCAGCTCAATGCCGAGGTCGAAGCCGCCGCCGCTCGGGCCGCACTCGCGCGGTCCAATCTGGCGCGGGAACAGCGCCTGTTCGCCGAGCGGGTCTCGCCCGAGCAGGACCTGATCGCGGCTCGTACGGCCGCGACCGAGGCGGGCATCGCCCTGCGCCTCGCCCGACAGCAGGTCGCCGCAGCCGGCGGTGGTGGTGGCGCGCTCAACCGGCTCACCACACGCGCGCCGATCAGCGGGCAGGTCATCGCGCGTTCGGCAACACTGGGTCAGACTGTCGCCGCGGACGCCGAGCTCTTCCGCGTCGCGGACTTGTCGGTAGTCTCGCTATCGCTGTCGCTATCGGCCGCCGACGCCGGCCATGTCCGCGCCGGTGCCCGTGTCGAAGTCTCCGCGCCCGGTCGCACGGGGCAGGCGCGCGTGACCTTCGTCTCGCCGGTGCTCGACGAAATGACGCGACAGGTGCCGCTGATCGCCGCGCTCGATAACCGCGCCGGGCAATGGCGCGTCGGTGAGGCGGTGACCGCCTCGATCCAGCTCCCCGGCAGCGGGGACGGCGGCATCACCGTGCCCGCGGTCGCGGTCCAGACCGTCGACGACAAGCCGGTGGTGTTCGTGCGGACGCCGACCGGGTTTCGTGCCGTGCCGGTGACGCTCGGCCGCACCAACGGCAACCGCGTAACGGTCGCCTCCGGCCTTGCCGGTCGCGAGGAAATCGCTGCGGCCAACAGCTTCACGCTGAAGGCCGAACTCGGCAAGGGCGCGACGGGAGACGATCATTGA
- a CDS encoding cysteine desulfurase-like protein, which translates to MSDVVDAVAPVLGRVAESFPVERARGRFPALAKAAPFVFFDNAAGAQAPRIVLDRVAAHLMDCNVQRGGRYPQSVEVDRVVAEARERVAAFVNARAPTEIAFGLNATSFIRIVSLAIGELLSSPRDEIIVTDLDHDANVATWLALQPRGAKIVWWRMRDDQRLHVEDLIPLLSERTRLVACTVVSHALGSLVDVTAVATAAHAVGAEVFLDCVHYGPHALIDVQAWDCDYLVCSGYKAFAPHMGFLWGKQEKLDALPTFREDFIPDRAPYKIEAGTFTYENVAGMSAAVDYLADLGGELGTSNSIRGRIVTAMTAIQAYEQTLSEGVLRALADVGAIIYGVADPADAALRVPTVCFNLPGMHPADVAQQMADRFTIGIRDGHMYAPRLMARLGLAMDSGAVRASLVHYNTTSEVDRFAEALRSLRPS; encoded by the coding sequence ATGTCCGATGTTGTCGATGCCGTCGCGCCAGTCCTCGGTCGCGTCGCCGAAAGCTTTCCGGTCGAACGCGCTCGCGGCCGTTTCCCGGCGCTGGCGAAGGCGGCGCCGTTCGTCTTCTTCGACAACGCCGCCGGTGCGCAGGCTCCGCGGATCGTGCTCGACCGGGTCGCTGCTCACCTGATGGACTGCAACGTCCAGCGCGGCGGCCGCTATCCCCAGAGCGTCGAGGTCGACCGCGTCGTCGCCGAGGCCCGCGAGCGCGTGGCGGCGTTCGTCAATGCTCGCGCCCCGACGGAGATCGCGTTCGGGTTGAATGCGACGTCGTTCATCCGGATCGTCAGCCTCGCGATCGGCGAGCTGCTGAGCAGCCCACGCGACGAGATCATCGTCACCGACCTCGACCACGACGCCAACGTCGCGACCTGGCTGGCTCTCCAGCCGCGGGGCGCGAAGATCGTCTGGTGGCGGATGCGCGACGACCAGCGGCTGCACGTCGAGGACCTCATCCCCCTGTTGTCGGAGCGCACGCGACTGGTCGCCTGCACCGTGGTTTCGCACGCGCTGGGCTCGCTCGTCGACGTGACGGCGGTGGCGACGGCCGCCCACGCCGTCGGCGCGGAGGTCTTCCTCGACTGCGTGCATTATGGCCCGCACGCCCTGATCGACGTCCAGGCCTGGGACTGCGACTATCTGGTCTGCTCCGGCTACAAGGCGTTCGCGCCACACATGGGCTTCCTGTGGGGCAAGCAGGAAAAGCTCGACGCGCTGCCGACCTTCCGGGAAGACTTCATCCCCGACCGTGCCCCGTACAAGATCGAGGCGGGCACCTTCACCTACGAGAACGTCGCCGGCATGAGCGCCGCCGTCGACTATCTCGCCGATCTCGGCGGCGAGCTCGGCACCTCGAACAGTATCCGCGGGCGCATCGTCACGGCGATGACGGCGATCCAGGCCTACGAGCAAACCCTGTCGGAGGGCGTCCTGCGGGCGCTCGCCGATGTCGGCGCGATCATCTACGGCGTCGCCGACCCCGCCGATGCTGCGCTGCGGGTGCCGACAGTGTGCTTCAACCTGCCCGGCATGCACCCGGCCGACGTCGCGCAGCAGATGGCCGACCGGTTCACTATCGGCATCCGCGACGGCCACATGTACGCGCCGCGGCTGATGGCCCGATTGGGGCTGGCGATGGACAGCGGCGCGGTGCGGGCTTCGCTGGTACACTACAACACGACTAGCGAAGTTGATCGGTTCGCCGAGGCGCTGCGTAGCTTGCGTCCGTCCTAG
- a CDS encoding TolC family protein — protein sequence MIRLLAACLAVASCASLAQAQTNIPTASPVLTLAQAIALASTVSPSLQAAEAGQRAAAAARTVAGLRPNPTIVAETENVGGSGAYRRFDSAETTVGLALPLELGGKRTARLGVANARRTSARLSAAVAENDLTLRVTRAYLEAASTERRLTTAREQVAIAEKVLRAAKVRVAAGRASPIEQQRADVLRINAATAADRAKRLLDVARDNLARLIGQPIAGLDTAWFTSVAGYGPPRPIVVENTLALATATADVTTASAQVALARSQRIPDVTLTASARRLAATNDTAAVFGVSIPFPLFSNGTAAIVQARAERDQVDAQRRLVRQNTEADIADAQAEVANAADTARTAMGPALAAATETARIARIGYREGKFGQLDLLDAERTLSETRVAVIDALTAFHDAGARLSRLTADVTTLKD from the coding sequence ATGATCCGGCTTCTCGCCGCCTGTCTGGCGGTGGCGTCGTGTGCGTCGCTCGCACAGGCGCAGACCAATATTCCAACGGCCAGCCCCGTGCTGACCCTCGCACAGGCGATCGCACTGGCCTCGACGGTCTCGCCGTCGCTGCAGGCGGCGGAGGCCGGGCAGCGTGCGGCCGCAGCCGCTCGGACAGTTGCCGGTCTCCGGCCCAACCCGACGATCGTCGCGGAGACCGAGAATGTCGGCGGCAGCGGTGCCTATCGCCGCTTCGACAGCGCCGAGACCACGGTTGGCCTTGCACTTCCGCTCGAGCTCGGCGGCAAGCGCACCGCACGCCTCGGCGTCGCCAACGCGCGGCGGACCAGCGCACGTCTCAGTGCAGCGGTCGCCGAGAACGACCTGACGCTCAGGGTGACGCGCGCCTACCTCGAGGCCGCCTCGACCGAACGCCGGCTGACGACGGCGCGCGAACAGGTCGCCATCGCCGAAAAAGTGCTCCGCGCCGCCAAAGTCAGGGTGGCCGCCGGTCGGGCCTCACCGATCGAGCAGCAGCGCGCCGACGTCCTGCGCATCAATGCCGCCACGGCAGCGGACCGGGCGAAGCGGCTGCTCGACGTCGCGCGCGACAACCTGGCGCGCCTCATCGGCCAGCCGATCGCCGGTCTCGATACCGCGTGGTTCACCTCGGTGGCCGGTTACGGCCCGCCGCGGCCCATTGTCGTCGAGAACACGCTGGCGCTGGCAACCGCGACCGCCGATGTCACCACCGCCAGCGCCCAGGTCGCACTCGCCCGCTCCCAACGCATCCCCGACGTGACGCTCACAGCCAGCGCGCGGCGGCTCGCGGCGACCAACGATACCGCGGCCGTCTTTGGGGTCTCGATCCCGTTCCCGCTGTTCAGCAACGGCACGGCGGCGATTGTCCAGGCGCGCGCCGAACGCGATCAGGTTGATGCCCAGCGCCGCCTGGTCCGGCAAAATACCGAGGCAGACATCGCCGACGCCCAGGCCGAGGTCGCCAACGCCGCCGACACGGCGCGCACCGCGATGGGCCCGGCGCTGGCGGCGGCAACCGAGACGGCACGCATCGCCCGCATCGGCTACCGCGAAGGCAAGTTCGGCCAGCTCGATCTGCTCGATGCCGAACGCACCCTGTCCGAAACCCGCGTTGCCGTGATCGACGCGCTGACCGCTTTCCACGACGCGGGGGCGCGCTTGTCACGACTGACCGCCGACGTCACGACCCTGAAGGACTAG
- a CDS encoding amino acid permease: MIGLGGAIGTGLFAGSALAIGYAGPAVLVSFAIAALIAVVMVLSLSEMAVMHPAAGSFGVYAELYINPWAGFVIRYTYWAAQVIAVGGEAVAVGAYMNFWFPDSPVWVWSVGFAFVLLYVNALSVKNFGSIEYWFSLIKVVAIVAFIMIGLMHVFGIGFTPVGLHNLVGLPGGFMPHGLRGVWMAVLLGVLAFNGIEVIAVTSGETADPLHTIPAALRTMMLRLFLFYILALGVVVTMVPWTVTGAHLVKESPFVTVFRDSGIRQAAGIMNFVVLTAALSSMNTNVYLCSRMLFSLSRGGYAPKRLGRLTASGTPLAAILLSGAGILATAAVSVITPKAYNYLFGVALFGAMIVWMLVLASHFGFRRRHDPSTLPLRMPFFPYVQILGLTLLAALLVTMAFDDDWNISWICGVPWLILLTAAYFIWRKRRGADGAAGRGATLPLANEA; the protein is encoded by the coding sequence ATGATTGGCCTGGGCGGCGCAATCGGAACCGGGCTGTTCGCCGGCAGCGCGCTGGCGATCGGTTACGCCGGGCCCGCCGTTCTCGTCAGTTTCGCGATTGCCGCGCTGATCGCCGTCGTGATGGTGCTCAGCCTGTCGGAAATGGCGGTGATGCATCCGGCGGCAGGCTCGTTCGGGGTATACGCCGAACTCTACATCAATCCCTGGGCCGGGTTCGTCATCCGCTACACCTATTGGGCAGCGCAGGTTATCGCCGTCGGCGGCGAGGCGGTCGCGGTCGGCGCCTATATGAACTTCTGGTTTCCCGACAGCCCGGTCTGGGTGTGGTCGGTCGGCTTCGCGTTCGTGCTGCTTTACGTCAACGCGCTGTCCGTGAAGAACTTCGGCTCGATCGAGTACTGGTTCTCGCTGATCAAGGTCGTGGCAATCGTCGCCTTCATCATGATCGGCCTGATGCACGTCTTCGGCATCGGCTTCACACCGGTCGGGCTGCACAACCTCGTCGGGCTGCCGGGGGGCTTCATGCCGCACGGCCTGCGCGGCGTGTGGATGGCGGTGCTGCTGGGCGTACTGGCGTTCAACGGCATCGAGGTCATCGCCGTGACCTCGGGGGAAACCGCCGATCCGCTGCACACCATCCCGGCGGCGCTGCGGACGATGATGCTGCGCCTGTTCCTGTTCTATATCCTGGCGCTCGGCGTCGTGGTGACGATGGTGCCGTGGACCGTGACCGGCGCACACCTCGTCAAGGAAAGCCCCTTCGTCACGGTATTCCGCGACAGCGGCATCCGTCAGGCGGCGGGGATCATGAACTTCGTCGTGCTGACCGCGGCCCTGTCGAGCATGAACACCAACGTCTACCTGTGCTCGCGCATGCTGTTCTCGCTGTCGCGCGGCGGCTATGCGCCGAAGCGGCTCGGCCGCCTGACCGCCAGCGGCACGCCACTCGCCGCGATCCTGCTGTCGGGTGCCGGTATCCTCGCGACCGCCGCGGTGTCGGTGATAACCCCCAAGGCCTACAACTACCTGTTCGGCGTCGCATTGTTCGGCGCGATGATCGTCTGGATGCTGGTGCTGGCCAGTCACTTCGGTTTTCGGCGACGACACGACCCGTCGACGTTGCCGCTGCGCATGCCGTTTTTCCCGTACGTCCAGATCCTCGGCCTGACATTGCTGGCAGCGCTGCTCGTTACCATGGCGTTCGACGATGATTGGAACATCTCGTGGATTTGCGGCGTGCCGTGGCTGATCCTGCTGACCGCCGCCTATTTCATTTGGCGCAAACGTCGCGGTGCAGACGGCGCCGCGGGTCGGGGCGCAACGCTGCCGCTTGCAAACGAGGCTTAG
- a CDS encoding CusA/CzcA family heavy metal efflux RND transporter, which yields MIDRIVTFAVKRRWFVLLLTLFAALIGAAALTRLPIDAVPDITNNQVQINIVAPALSPEQIEKQVAWPIETALAGIPGLDYTRSLSRNGFAQVTAVFAEKTDIYFARSQVTERLRTAQETLPEGVNPEMGPIATGLGEVYMWTVELRELDQIRHRDGEPGLQRDASYITPEGEHLVSEADQATYLRTAQDWIVTPQLKGTAGLAGIDTIGGYQKEYLVVPNLQRLEALRLSLPQLATALERNNISVGAGIINRNGDGLAVRADARIRTGDELAKTVVATREGVPILLEQVAVVRTGQALRMGSASENGHEVVVGTAVMRIGENSRTVSTGVAARLAEINKSLPVDVIAKPVLDRTELVNSTITTVAKNLGEGAVLVIVVLFVLLGNFRAALIAAVVIPVTMLLTAAGMLQGGVSANLMSLGALDFGLIVDGAVIIVENALRRMAERQHHLGRRLTTDERLAVVTASAREMIRPSVYGQAIIILVYAPLLTFTGVEGKMFQPMALTVIIALAFAFVLSLTFVPAAIAVWLSKRVDEKESRIIGALKARYKPGLAKAVRRPTLTLGLALGALGIAGAAFTTLGQEFLPQLDEGDVLVQALRIPGTSVEQSQLMQFQVEKAISKQPEVRFAFSKTGTSEVASDPMPTNATDTFVMLKPRKDWPDPSLAKAELVERIEKAVSALPGNAYEITQPIQMRFNELVAGVRGDIAIKVFGDDFGAMNATAARIADILGKTNGAADVKVEQTAGLPMLDIRVKRDAMARVGVTAGDVQDTIAAAIGGRRAGMIFEGDRRFPVVIRLADSARADLQALEQVPIPTSSGAFVPLASVADIVVEDGPNQISRENGKRRVVVQANVRGRDVAGVVGDARAAIDREVVLPPGVYLEWGGQFENLAAARDRLAIIVPICFAVIMLLLYGALGSVRDAAIVFTGVPLALVGGVLALVARGMPFSISAAVGFIALSGIAVLNGLVMVTAIQDLVRGGMDRATASTAGALARLRPVIMTAVVASLGFVPMALGTGAGAEVQKPLATVVIGGLISATLLTLFVLPTLYARFGRREAAASGERTLAPSASMVETDRLRSDGR from the coding sequence TTGATCGATCGTATCGTCACGTTTGCGGTCAAACGGCGCTGGTTCGTGCTGCTGCTGACTCTATTTGCCGCGCTGATCGGTGCGGCCGCGCTGACGCGGCTGCCGATCGATGCGGTGCCGGACATCACCAACAACCAGGTCCAGATCAACATCGTCGCGCCGGCGCTGTCGCCCGAGCAGATCGAGAAACAGGTCGCGTGGCCGATCGAAACCGCGCTCGCCGGGATTCCCGGCCTCGACTACACGCGCTCGCTCAGCCGCAATGGCTTTGCCCAGGTCACGGCGGTGTTCGCCGAAAAGACCGACATCTATTTTGCGCGGTCACAGGTCACCGAGCGGCTGCGCACCGCACAGGAGACGCTGCCCGAGGGGGTAAACCCCGAGATGGGGCCGATCGCGACCGGGCTCGGCGAGGTCTATATGTGGACCGTCGAGCTGCGCGAGCTCGATCAGATCCGCCACCGCGACGGCGAGCCCGGCCTGCAGCGCGACGCCAGCTACATCACGCCCGAAGGCGAACATCTGGTCAGCGAGGCCGACCAGGCGACCTATCTGCGCACGGCGCAGGACTGGATCGTAACGCCGCAGCTGAAAGGCACGGCCGGGCTCGCGGGCATCGACACCATCGGCGGCTACCAGAAGGAGTATCTGGTCGTCCCGAACCTGCAGCGCCTGGAGGCGCTGCGCCTGAGCCTGCCCCAATTGGCGACCGCGCTCGAGCGCAACAACATCAGCGTCGGGGCCGGCATCATCAACCGCAACGGCGATGGACTGGCGGTCCGTGCCGACGCGAGGATCCGCACCGGCGACGAACTCGCCAAGACGGTCGTCGCCACCCGCGAGGGCGTGCCGATCCTGCTCGAACAGGTCGCCGTGGTCCGCACCGGGCAGGCCTTGCGCATGGGGTCGGCATCGGAAAACGGCCACGAGGTCGTCGTCGGGACCGCCGTCATGCGCATCGGCGAGAACAGCCGCACCGTGTCGACCGGGGTCGCGGCGCGGCTTGCCGAGATCAACAAGTCCCTGCCCGTCGACGTCATCGCCAAGCCGGTGCTCGACCGCACCGAGCTGGTCAATTCGACGATCACAACGGTGGCCAAGAACCTCGGCGAAGGCGCGGTGCTGGTCATCGTCGTGCTGTTCGTCCTGCTCGGCAATTTCCGCGCGGCGCTGATTGCGGCGGTGGTCATCCCGGTGACCATGCTGCTGACCGCCGCCGGCATGTTGCAAGGCGGGGTCTCGGCGAACCTGATGAGCCTCGGCGCGCTCGATTTCGGGCTGATCGTCGACGGCGCGGTGATCATCGTCGAGAACGCGCTGCGCCGGATGGCGGAGCGCCAGCACCATCTGGGCCGGCGGCTCACCACCGACGAACGCCTGGCCGTGGTCACCGCCTCGGCGCGCGAGATGATCCGGCCGTCGGTGTACGGGCAGGCGATCATCATCCTCGTCTACGCGCCGCTGCTGACTTTCACCGGCGTCGAGGGCAAGATGTTCCAGCCGATGGCGTTGACAGTGATCATCGCGCTCGCCTTCGCGTTCGTCCTGTCGCTGACCTTCGTTCCCGCGGCCATCGCCGTCTGGCTGAGCAAGCGCGTCGACGAGAAGGAGAGCCGGATCATCGGGGCGCTCAAGGCACGCTACAAGCCGGGCCTGGCCAAGGCCGTGCGTCGGCCAACCCTGACACTCGGGCTGGCACTCGGTGCGCTCGGTATCGCCGGGGCCGCGTTCACCACGCTGGGGCAGGAGTTCCTGCCGCAACTCGACGAGGGCGACGTGCTCGTCCAGGCGCTGCGCATCCCCGGCACGTCTGTCGAACAGAGCCAGCTGATGCAATTCCAGGTCGAAAAAGCGATCTCGAAACAGCCGGAGGTGCGGTTTGCCTTCTCCAAGACCGGCACCTCCGAAGTCGCATCCGACCCGATGCCGACGAATGCCACCGACACGTTTGTCATGCTCAAGCCCCGCAAGGACTGGCCCGACCCGTCGCTTGCCAAGGCCGAGCTGGTCGAGCGCATCGAAAAGGCAGTCTCGGCGCTGCCGGGAAATGCCTACGAAATCACGCAGCCGATCCAGATGCGGTTCAACGAACTGGTGGCCGGCGTCCGCGGCGATATCGCCATCAAGGTGTTCGGCGACGACTTCGGCGCGATGAATGCCACGGCCGCGCGGATCGCCGACATTCTCGGCAAGACGAACGGCGCTGCCGACGTCAAGGTCGAGCAGACCGCAGGACTGCCGATGCTCGACATCCGGGTCAAGCGGGACGCCATGGCGCGCGTCGGCGTCACGGCGGGCGACGTCCAGGACACGATCGCCGCGGCCATCGGTGGTCGCCGGGCGGGCATGATCTTCGAGGGCGATCGACGCTTTCCGGTGGTGATCCGCCTGGCCGACAGCGCGCGTGCGGATCTCCAGGCCCTCGAGCAGGTGCCGATCCCGACGTCGAGCGGCGCGTTCGTGCCGCTGGCCAGCGTCGCCGATATCGTCGTCGAGGACGGGCCGAACCAGATCAGCCGCGAGAACGGCAAGCGCCGGGTCGTCGTCCAGGCCAATGTTCGCGGCCGCGATGTCGCCGGCGTCGTCGGTGATGCGCGGGCCGCGATCGACCGCGAGGTCGTCCTGCCGCCCGGCGTCTATCTCGAATGGGGCGGCCAGTTCGAAAACCTGGCAGCGGCGCGGGATCGTCTCGCGATCATCGTGCCGATCTGTTTCGCCGTGATCATGCTACTGCTGTACGGGGCGCTCGGCAGTGTTCGGGACGCCGCGATCGTGTTCACCGGCGTGCCGCTGGCGCTCGTCGGTGGGGTCCTTGCGCTGGTTGCACGCGGCATGCCGTTCTCGATCTCGGCGGCGGTCGGGTTCATCGCGCTGTCGGGTATCGCCGTCCTCAACGGGCTGGTCATGGTCACCGCGATCCAGGACCTGGTGCGCGGCGGCATGGACCGCGCGACCGCGAGCACGGCGGGTGCGCTGGCCCGGCTGCGGCCAGTTATAATGACTGCGGTGGTCGCCTCGCTCGGCTTCGTGCCGATGGCGCTCGGTACCGGGGCGGGTGCCGAAGTCCAGAAGCCGTTGGCAACGGTGGTCATCGGCGGCCTGATCTCGGCCACCCTGTTGACGCTGTTCGTCCTGCCGACGCTCTACGCGCGGTTCGGACGTCGCGAAGCAGCGGCGTCGGGCGAGCGCACACTTGCGCCCTCCGCCTCGATGGTCGAGACCGACCGTCTTCGCAGCGATGGACGATGA